A stretch of Amycolatopsis balhimycina FH 1894 DNA encodes these proteins:
- a CDS encoding DUF6603 domain-containing protein yields the protein MAAKAGTLELLAREIASALRPLEQHLAESTREEFLERLGLRLPGGLGAAGGAIGAVVVQAGGLAPLIGRLVDAVGGGDVKQVADAGVALLGAIRTTLDAITALGPALDAAVAAAGSLTDAQRARLRAEVAQLPKRLVDFVLLGYLEGKGPGVVDFLTLTGIVQSEPVLLDSADPTVVPVRRKAIRFDRLIAALTDPPGWLRDIFDFGNATFDGSKLFSAIGAYFAGRDIPYVQLAPPGGAPVLDAYVLRLAADRASLPPSITARLRLPLAGDLVEKIPLTPLWTVVVEVHGRYDEGLTARIVPPFGFELLPATGELHVDASVGLEAKGTEPIVLIGRTGSSRLEFTRFAVALGLEADGTTAGAVSAEPSARMVLEGGHVLVDLSEGDGFLRTITGGGRFEAGFDVQARWTPSGGLQLGGSGGVDLALPIHVDLGPVEITTLYLSAGVADGGVPIEISGGFTASLGPISATVDRVGVVAVTRFPAGGGNLGPLDLGFRFKAPSGIGLVVDAGVVTGGGFLSYDEKTREYAGALELRFAGFLELKAIGLISTRMPDGSDGFSLLAVITTEFPGGLQLGLGFTLLGVGGVLGLHRRMNLDALVEGVHSGAIESVMFPRDVVANAPRILSDLRAFFPPEQGTFLVGPMAKIGWGTPALVTVSLAVIVEIPGDIAILGVLRCVLPEEHLPLLVLQVNFVGAIEFGKQRLWFYAELFDSHILSVTISGGMGLLIGWGDDADLVLSVGGFHPSFSPPQLPFPVPQRICVDILNQPGERISVSGYFAVTSNTVQFGAAAELVLGFDDFGINGHLSFDALFQFSPFAFVIEISAGVTLKAFGVGLFGIDLRFQLSGPAPWRARGSGSISLLFFEISADFDISWGSKDNPTLPPIAVLPLLAGELGKQEGWQTRLPTGGTNPLVTLRPLDDTDQLVLHPLGTLFIRQRAIPLNVTVDKVGAQRPADGKRFTVTPAGGLRRVSTTSDKFAMAQFQNMDDAAKLSRPAFENQDAGLELAAADQRLLSTRAARRSARYEMIVTDSKVRKAHQAGAAVAEAEVAAAAAPTKRLYRPSSGVFTKLLDGSSTARSPLSRQEAAQRQPFPAEQTVRLPGQRFVIAQQRNNSQAFAPTTGGPVPSGTEAVFGSRTAAEDALAGWVRADARLAGTLHVLPGTEAAGTPARHGTWSSAGPLPAATAFGPGTEVLLRTGKVLVAGGRDGTGQAIAATAVFDPVPGTWTAAGQLGHARDGHTVSLLPDGTVLAVGGRAAAAPDGLASAERYDPVAAAWTPAAHQPATARYGHTATVLASGDVLVTGGIGAHGRSLSTVELYRARTGAWEPDRKPMTDRRHGHRAVLVDGGRVLVAGGAVATGEDEVPTALCELYDPETGSWTPTGSMTTPRAGHQVTPLPGGAVLVTGGDGPVTTAGGRVRLSAVDSAERYDPHTGQWTTVARMPAGRTRHRALPLPDGQVAVIGGAATVPAAGYRSVVTYDPRTGAWAGVGALATGRWDFAAVALADGRVLVAGGHARAGASAASGTATATNQTEILTP from the coding sequence ATGGCGGCGAAGGCGGGCACCCTCGAACTGCTGGCCAGGGAGATCGCGTCCGCGTTGCGGCCGCTGGAGCAGCACCTCGCCGAGAGCACGCGCGAAGAGTTCCTCGAACGGCTCGGGCTGCGCCTGCCGGGCGGGCTCGGGGCGGCCGGCGGCGCCATCGGCGCGGTCGTAGTGCAGGCCGGCGGCCTCGCCCCGCTCATCGGGCGGCTCGTGGACGCCGTCGGCGGCGGGGACGTCAAGCAGGTCGCGGACGCGGGTGTGGCCCTGCTCGGCGCGATCCGCACGACGCTCGACGCGATCACCGCGCTCGGACCCGCCCTCGACGCGGCGGTCGCCGCGGCGGGCAGCCTGACCGACGCCCAGCGAGCGCGCCTGCGCGCCGAAGTGGCGCAACTGCCGAAGCGGCTGGTGGACTTCGTCCTGCTCGGCTACCTCGAAGGCAAGGGCCCGGGTGTCGTCGACTTCCTCACCCTCACCGGGATCGTCCAGAGCGAGCCCGTTCTCCTCGACAGCGCCGACCCCACGGTGGTGCCGGTCCGCCGGAAGGCGATCCGGTTCGACCGGCTGATCGCGGCGCTGACCGACCCGCCGGGCTGGCTGCGGGACATCTTCGACTTCGGCAACGCGACCTTCGACGGCTCGAAACTGTTCAGCGCGATCGGGGCGTACTTCGCGGGGCGCGACATCCCCTACGTCCAGCTCGCGCCGCCTGGCGGGGCGCCGGTGCTGGACGCCTACGTGCTCCGGCTCGCCGCCGACCGCGCGAGCCTGCCGCCGTCCATCACCGCCCGGCTGCGCCTGCCGCTCGCCGGCGACCTCGTCGAGAAGATCCCGCTGACTCCCTTGTGGACGGTCGTCGTCGAGGTGCACGGCCGGTACGACGAGGGCCTGACCGCGCGGATCGTCCCGCCGTTCGGGTTCGAGCTGCTTCCGGCGACCGGCGAGCTGCACGTGGACGCGTCCGTCGGGCTGGAGGCGAAGGGGACCGAGCCCATCGTCCTCATCGGACGGACCGGCTCGTCGCGGCTGGAGTTCACCCGGTTCGCCGTCGCGCTGGGCCTCGAAGCGGACGGGACGACCGCCGGCGCGGTCTCCGCCGAACCGTCGGCCCGGATGGTCCTCGAAGGCGGGCACGTGCTCGTCGACCTGTCCGAAGGGGACGGTTTCCTCCGCACGATCACCGGCGGCGGCCGGTTCGAAGCCGGGTTCGACGTGCAGGCGCGGTGGACGCCGTCCGGTGGCCTGCAGCTCGGCGGCAGCGGGGGCGTCGACCTCGCCCTGCCGATCCACGTCGACCTCGGGCCCGTCGAGATCACCACGCTGTACCTGAGCGCCGGCGTCGCGGACGGCGGGGTCCCGATCGAGATCTCCGGCGGCTTCACCGCCTCGCTCGGGCCGATCTCCGCGACGGTCGACCGGGTCGGCGTCGTCGCCGTGACGAGGTTCCCCGCCGGGGGCGGCAACCTCGGCCCGCTGGACCTGGGGTTCCGGTTCAAGGCCCCGAGCGGGATCGGGCTCGTCGTGGACGCCGGCGTCGTCACCGGTGGCGGGTTCCTGTCCTACGACGAGAAGACCCGCGAGTACGCCGGCGCGCTGGAGCTGCGGTTCGCGGGGTTCCTCGAGCTGAAGGCGATCGGGCTGATCAGCACCAGGATGCCCGACGGCTCCGACGGCTTCTCCCTGCTCGCGGTGATCACCACCGAGTTCCCCGGCGGGCTGCAGCTCGGGCTCGGCTTCACCCTGCTCGGGGTCGGCGGCGTGCTCGGGCTGCACCGCCGGATGAACCTCGACGCGCTGGTCGAGGGCGTGCACAGCGGCGCCATCGAATCCGTGATGTTCCCCCGCGACGTCGTCGCGAACGCCCCGCGCATCCTGTCCGACCTGCGGGCCTTCTTCCCGCCGGAGCAGGGCACCTTCCTGGTCGGGCCGATGGCGAAGATCGGCTGGGGCACCCCGGCCCTGGTCACCGTCTCGCTCGCGGTCATCGTCGAGATCCCCGGCGACATCGCCATCCTCGGCGTGCTCCGGTGCGTGCTGCCCGAGGAGCACCTGCCGCTGCTGGTGCTGCAGGTGAACTTCGTCGGCGCGATCGAGTTCGGCAAGCAGCGCCTGTGGTTCTACGCGGAGCTGTTCGACTCCCACATCCTGTCCGTCACCATCTCGGGCGGCATGGGGCTGCTCATCGGCTGGGGCGACGACGCCGACCTCGTGCTGTCGGTGGGCGGGTTCCACCCGTCGTTCTCGCCGCCGCAGCTGCCGTTCCCCGTGCCGCAGCGGATCTGTGTCGACATCCTCAACCAGCCCGGCGAGCGGATCAGTGTCTCCGGCTACTTCGCCGTCACCAGCAACACCGTCCAGTTCGGCGCCGCGGCCGAGCTCGTGCTCGGGTTCGACGACTTCGGCATCAACGGCCACCTCAGCTTCGACGCGCTGTTCCAGTTCTCGCCGTTCGCCTTCGTCATCGAGATCTCGGCCGGGGTGACGCTCAAGGCGTTCGGCGTCGGCCTGTTCGGCATCGACCTGCGGTTCCAGCTGTCCGGCCCGGCGCCGTGGCGCGCCCGCGGCAGCGGGTCGATCTCCCTGCTGTTCTTCGAGATCTCGGCCGACTTCGACATCTCCTGGGGCTCGAAGGACAACCCCACCCTGCCGCCCATCGCCGTGCTGCCGCTGCTGGCGGGCGAACTCGGCAAGCAGGAGGGGTGGCAGACCCGGCTGCCGACCGGTGGCACCAACCCGCTGGTCACGCTGCGCCCGCTCGACGACACCGACCAGCTCGTGCTGCACCCGCTCGGCACGTTGTTCATCCGCCAGCGCGCGATCCCGCTGAACGTCACGGTCGACAAGGTCGGGGCGCAGCGCCCGGCGGACGGCAAGCGGTTCACCGTCACCCCGGCCGGCGGCTTGCGGCGGGTCTCGACCACCAGCGACAAGTTCGCGATGGCCCAGTTCCAGAACATGGACGACGCGGCCAAGCTGTCGCGGCCCGCCTTCGAGAACCAGGACGCCGGCCTCGAGCTCGCCGCCGCGGACCAGCGGCTGCTGTCGACGCGGGCCGCCCGGCGCAGCGCGCGGTACGAGATGATCGTCACCGACAGCAAGGTGCGGAAGGCGCACCAGGCCGGCGCCGCCGTCGCGGAAGCGGAGGTGGCAGCGGCGGCGGCGCCGACGAAACGGCTCTACCGGCCGAGCTCCGGGGTGTTCACGAAGCTGCTCGACGGCAGCAGCACCGCGCGGTCCCCGCTGTCCCGGCAGGAAGCCGCGCAGCGGCAGCCGTTCCCGGCGGAGCAGACCGTGCGGCTGCCCGGGCAGCGGTTCGTGATCGCCCAGCAGCGCAACAACAGCCAGGCGTTCGCGCCCACCACCGGCGGCCCGGTCCCCAGCGGCACGGAAGCCGTCTTCGGCAGCAGGACCGCTGCCGAGGACGCGCTCGCCGGCTGGGTGCGCGCGGACGCCCGGCTCGCCGGCACGCTCCACGTCCTGCCCGGCACCGAGGCCGCGGGCACGCCCGCGCGTCACGGGACCTGGTCGAGCGCCGGGCCGCTGCCCGCGGCGACCGCCTTCGGCCCGGGTACCGAAGTGCTGCTCCGCACCGGGAAGGTCCTCGTCGCCGGCGGGCGCGACGGGACAGGCCAGGCCATCGCCGCCACCGCGGTGTTCGACCCGGTGCCGGGCACCTGGACCGCGGCGGGGCAGCTGGGCCACGCCCGCGACGGGCACACCGTGAGCCTCCTGCCGGACGGGACCGTGCTGGCCGTCGGCGGCCGCGCCGCGGCCGCGCCGGACGGCCTGGCGAGTGCCGAGCGCTACGACCCGGTCGCCGCGGCGTGGACCCCGGCGGCCCACCAGCCCGCCACGGCCAGGTACGGGCACACGGCCACGGTGCTCGCCTCGGGCGACGTGCTGGTCACCGGCGGGATCGGGGCGCACGGCCGCTCACTGTCCACTGTGGAGCTGTACCGGGCGCGGACCGGCGCGTGGGAGCCGGACCGCAAGCCGATGACCGACCGCAGGCACGGGCACCGGGCGGTGCTCGTCGACGGCGGCCGGGTCCTGGTCGCCGGCGGCGCGGTGGCGACCGGCGAGGACGAGGTGCCCACGGCCCTCTGCGAGCTCTACGACCCGGAGACCGGCTCGTGGACACCGACCGGCAGCATGACGACCCCCCGCGCCGGGCACCAGGTGACACCGCTGCCCGGCGGCGCGGTGCTCGTCACCGGCGGCGACGGCCCGGTGACCACCGCCGGCGGCCGCGTCCGGCTGTCCGCTGTGGACAGTGCGGAACGCTACGACCCGCACACGGGGCAGTGGACGACCGTGGCGCGCATGCCCGCCGGCCGCACCCGCCACCGGGCCCTGCCGCTGCCGGACGGCCAGGTCGCCGTGATCGGCGGCGCCGCCACCGTCCCGGCCGCGGGCTACCGCTCGGTGGTCACCTACGACCCGAGGACCGGCGCCTGGGCCGGCGTCGGCGCCCTCGCCACCGGCCGATGGGACTTCGCGGCCGTCGCGCTGGCCGACGGGCGGGTCCTCGTCGCCGGCGGCCACGCCCGCGCCGGGGCCTCGGCGGCGAGCGGCACCGCCACGGCGACGAACCAGACCGAGATCCTCACCCCGTGA
- a CDS encoding S8 family serine peptidase has product MASTKLDAALASRVHGARARVAEELPERVRVLVHVTGDLHAVEEAGLWVELVAGPVVTGTIAVDDLEAVAELPDVAYVSSDRIRLSHLNKSVPAMHGDAARTIPPGFSGKGVVVGVVDSGIDIFHGSFRTPSTGKTRIHSLLDLTQRHTMAVTGTGTGNPVGLRWRPPPLPHEKVPSGPANTTAPLPLTATKEQVQAALLAAFPSIKAEDIEVTGGPWPGTAIVVDFVGKYAPNVYDTGRIASFVPTGTGASGISIIRGREFVREEIDLGLSLPIQPYLSRDVDGHGTHVAGIAAGNGAQKGNCHGAGRYVGVAPEADLIIVRRTGFDSDILRGVKYIFDTAAALGKPAVVNMSFGNNLGPHDGTDTLDIGLDGQLTGTTKRMIVTSAGNDGAVLDPVNPVVGGALYPAGGGVHARKTVPAHTAANAPVTVRVVVATTDDRADKEDDFLDLWYPGAGQLDVDLVAPGNAGSFGRTGLTGQTAKPVAGHPVTIQSVRNASPKGTHLIRITIAPRAGSTIAMGEWTVKLWETAGTATIFDCWIPVTTEDVHPRFHLEDQVRTRTVHSPGTANLPITVGAYNPDDHQVAETSARGSTADGRTKPELCAPGVDITSALNRGESSGGSWCECCYDFYQTESGTSQAAPHVTGVVALMFEMNPNLSHAQVKDFLQRTCDPPDPNPHLPNGEDGYGFGLVNAEKAVKAAKPQAVSLGGEPIVLSPAAYFPVAGRARRLRDRVGRSPEGRLIAALVSEHVDEVRRLIDTDRRVLVAWHRMHGPVLLRLLVSDVDRDVPVPVRLGGRPVAEGLARFLDALARAGSPALRAAVAEHREGVLGLPGRWFPPADDAKAS; this is encoded by the coding sequence TTGGCGAGCACGAAACTGGACGCGGCACTGGCCTCCCGGGTGCACGGTGCCCGGGCCCGGGTCGCGGAGGAGCTGCCGGAGCGAGTCCGGGTGCTCGTGCACGTCACCGGCGACCTGCACGCGGTGGAAGAGGCCGGCCTGTGGGTGGAGCTGGTCGCCGGCCCGGTGGTCACGGGCACGATCGCCGTCGACGACCTCGAAGCGGTTGCCGAGCTGCCGGATGTCGCCTACGTGAGCAGCGACCGGATTCGCCTTTCGCACCTCAACAAGAGCGTGCCCGCGATGCACGGCGACGCCGCTCGCACCATCCCGCCCGGATTCAGCGGCAAGGGCGTCGTCGTCGGCGTCGTCGACTCCGGGATCGACATCTTCCACGGTTCGTTCCGCACCCCGTCGACCGGGAAGACCCGCATCCACTCACTGCTCGATCTCACGCAGCGGCACACGATGGCGGTGACCGGCACCGGCACCGGGAACCCCGTCGGGCTGCGGTGGCGGCCACCGCCGCTGCCCCACGAAAAGGTGCCGTCGGGCCCGGCGAACACCACCGCCCCGCTGCCCCTGACCGCGACCAAGGAGCAGGTGCAGGCGGCCCTGCTGGCGGCGTTCCCCTCCATCAAGGCCGAGGACATCGAAGTGACCGGTGGTCCGTGGCCGGGGACTGCCATCGTCGTCGATTTCGTGGGGAAGTACGCGCCCAACGTCTACGACACCGGGCGGATCGCTTCGTTCGTGCCGACCGGCACGGGCGCGTCCGGCATCAGCATCATCCGGGGCCGGGAGTTCGTCCGTGAGGAGATCGACCTCGGGCTGAGCCTGCCGATCCAGCCGTACCTTTCCCGGGACGTCGACGGGCACGGCACGCACGTCGCGGGGATCGCCGCCGGCAACGGGGCGCAGAAGGGCAACTGCCACGGCGCCGGCCGCTACGTCGGGGTCGCGCCGGAGGCCGACCTGATCATCGTGCGCCGGACCGGCTTCGACAGCGACATCCTGCGGGGCGTCAAGTACATCTTCGACACGGCCGCGGCGCTGGGCAAACCGGCCGTGGTGAACATGAGCTTCGGCAACAACCTCGGTCCGCACGATGGCACCGACACCCTCGACATCGGGCTGGACGGGCAGCTGACCGGCACGACGAAGCGGATGATCGTGACTTCCGCCGGCAACGACGGCGCGGTGCTGGACCCGGTGAATCCGGTGGTGGGCGGGGCGCTCTACCCAGCCGGCGGCGGTGTGCACGCGCGCAAGACGGTGCCGGCGCACACCGCGGCGAACGCGCCGGTGACCGTCCGGGTCGTCGTCGCGACGACTGACGATCGAGCGGACAAGGAAGACGACTTCCTCGATCTCTGGTACCCGGGTGCCGGCCAGCTCGACGTGGACCTGGTGGCGCCGGGGAACGCGGGCTCGTTCGGCCGGACCGGGCTGACCGGACAGACCGCCAAGCCCGTCGCCGGTCACCCGGTGACCATCCAGTCGGTGCGCAACGCCTCACCCAAGGGCACCCACCTGATCAGGATCACCATCGCGCCGAGGGCGGGCAGCACGATCGCCATGGGCGAGTGGACGGTCAAGCTGTGGGAGACGGCCGGCACGGCGACGATCTTCGACTGCTGGATCCCGGTGACGACCGAGGACGTCCACCCCCGGTTCCACCTCGAAGACCAGGTCCGCACCCGGACCGTGCACTCGCCGGGAACCGCGAACCTGCCCATCACGGTCGGCGCGTACAACCCCGACGACCATCAGGTCGCCGAGACGTCGGCGCGGGGATCGACGGCCGACGGCCGGACCAAGCCGGAGCTGTGCGCCCCGGGAGTGGACATCACCTCGGCGCTGAACCGCGGGGAGAGCTCCGGCGGCAGCTGGTGCGAGTGCTGCTACGACTTCTACCAGACCGAATCGGGCACCAGCCAGGCCGCGCCGCACGTCACCGGCGTGGTGGCGCTGATGTTCGAGATGAACCCGAACCTGAGCCACGCGCAGGTCAAGGACTTCCTGCAGCGGACGTGCGACCCGCCGGACCCGAACCCCCATCTCCCCAACGGCGAGGACGGGTACGGCTTCGGGCTCGTGAACGCCGAAAAGGCCGTGAAGGCGGCGAAACCGCAGGCCGTGAGCCTTGGCGGCGAGCCGATCGTGCTCTCGCCCGCCGCGTACTTCCCCGTCGCCGGGCGGGCGCGGCGGCTGCGGGACCGGGTGGGGCGCAGCCCGGAGGGCCGGCTGATCGCGGCGCTGGTGTCCGAGCACGTGGATGAGGTCCGGCGCCTGATCGACACCGACCGCCGGGTTCTGGTGGCCTGGCACCGCATGCACGGGCCGGTGCTGCTGCGGCTGCTGGTCAGCGACGTCGACCGGGACGTGCCGGTGCCGGTGCGGCTCGGCGGCAGGCCGGTGGCCGAAGGGCTCGCCCGGTTCCTCGACGCGCTGGCCCGGGCCGGCAGCCCCGCGCTGCGGGCGGCGGTGGCCGAACACCGCGAAGGGGTGCTCGGCCTGCCGGGCAGGTGGTTTCCCCCGGCGGACGACGCGAAGGCGAGCTGA
- a CDS encoding ClpX C4-type zinc finger protein, whose protein sequence is MGTAVIARCSFCAKPNTEVETLIGGPGVFICDGCVQLCVTAIDGKPADAPLIAPWEHDLPLEQVLSNLGPVSAASTQVQQNLAAWVAKARALGGTWSQIGEALGMTRQSAWERFA, encoded by the coding sequence ATGGGTACTGCGGTGATTGCCCGTTGTTCGTTCTGCGCGAAGCCGAACACGGAGGTGGAGACACTCATCGGCGGGCCGGGGGTGTTCATTTGCGACGGCTGCGTCCAGCTGTGCGTGACGGCGATCGACGGAAAGCCCGCCGACGCGCCGCTCATCGCACCGTGGGAGCACGACCTGCCGTTGGAGCAGGTGCTGTCGAACCTGGGTCCGGTATCGGCGGCGAGCACCCAGGTGCAGCAGAACCTGGCGGCGTGGGTGGCGAAGGCCCGCGCCCTGGGTGGCACGTGGTCGCAGATCGGCGAGGCCCTGGGGATGACACGCCAGTCGGCGTGGGAGCGGTTCGCCTAG
- a CDS encoding GDSL-type esterase/lipase family protein has translation MRRIAVLAAVSFAAAVVVSAPGAAGAPRAWFTSWAQSQDGRADTAVTGRSLRMITHLSQGGDAVRVRFQNTFGTGPLAIGHATAGPSAGGAAVTEVRDLTFGGRLAVTIPVGGEVWSDETRLATGPDSDLAVSMSVEGTAVPGRHGAALRDNYLTPPGSEDHTADVAGGAFTSTVGSTYVVSAVDVHNTALRGTVVPFGSSVVDGIGSTNCGPGCTQLGANRRWTDDLARRMVASSTQLAVANAGVSGTTSARSCPGMPPSAAGLDASSRLDRDVLALHGVTAVIYYYGTNDLAYDCDAATILDSYRAVFARLRAAGIPVYVTPSTPRPGYGDQANLARHEIALFVQRWNTCGGTCSGVVDFATVLADPLQPNSILPAYDNGDGIHANAAGQQALADFVSLPMLARSGPVLHTMG, from the coding sequence GTGCGCAGGATCGCCGTTCTCGCTGCGGTTTCTTTCGCCGCGGCCGTCGTCGTCTCCGCTCCGGGCGCCGCAGGGGCCCCGCGGGCCTGGTTCACGTCGTGGGCGCAGTCGCAGGACGGCCGGGCCGACACCGCGGTCACCGGCCGGTCGCTGCGGATGATCACCCACCTCAGCCAGGGCGGCGACGCCGTGCGCGTCCGGTTCCAGAACACGTTCGGCACCGGGCCGCTGGCCATCGGGCACGCGACCGCCGGGCCGAGCGCGGGCGGCGCCGCGGTCACGGAGGTGCGCGACCTGACCTTCGGCGGGCGCCTCGCCGTCACGATCCCGGTGGGCGGCGAGGTCTGGAGCGACGAGACGAGACTCGCGACGGGCCCGGATTCCGACCTCGCGGTCAGCATGTCGGTCGAGGGCACCGCCGTGCCCGGCCGGCACGGCGCCGCGCTGCGCGACAACTACCTCACCCCGCCGGGTTCGGAGGACCACACCGCCGACGTCGCGGGCGGGGCTTTCACGTCGACGGTCGGCTCGACGTACGTCGTCAGCGCCGTCGACGTGCACAACACCGCGTTGCGGGGCACGGTCGTGCCGTTCGGCAGCTCGGTCGTCGACGGCATCGGCAGCACCAACTGCGGCCCGGGCTGCACCCAGCTCGGCGCGAACCGGCGGTGGACCGACGACCTGGCGCGGCGGATGGTCGCCTCGTCCACGCAGCTCGCCGTCGCCAACGCCGGCGTCTCGGGCACGACGAGCGCCCGGTCGTGTCCCGGCATGCCGCCGTCGGCCGCGGGCCTGGACGCTTCGAGCCGGCTGGACCGGGACGTGCTGGCGCTGCACGGCGTCACGGCCGTCATCTACTACTACGGCACGAACGACCTGGCGTACGACTGCGACGCGGCGACGATCCTCGACAGCTACCGCGCGGTGTTCGCGCGGCTGCGGGCGGCCGGGATCCCGGTGTACGTCACGCCGAGCACGCCACGGCCGGGGTACGGCGACCAGGCCAACCTGGCCCGGCACGAGATCGCCCTGTTCGTCCAGCGCTGGAACACCTGCGGCGGCACGTGTTCCGGCGTCGTGGATTTCGCCACGGTGCTGGCGGATCCCCTGCAGCCGAACAGCATCCTGCCGGCGTACGACAACGGCGACGGCATCCACGCGAACGCCGCCGGCCAGCAGGCGCTCGCAGACTTCGTCTCGCTGCCGATGCTCGCCCGATCCGGGCCGGTTCTCCACACGATGGGGTGA
- a CDS encoding GH25 family lysozyme — translation MSRTVAGLLAGAVVTVVLATPAEAAPADYSLAAANYAGTQIAAHEGVQGSVRADPAGQTLGHDVSGHQGVVDWPAAAGAGAKFTYVKATEGTGFVNPRFGPQYDGAHAAGMIRGAYHFARPDVSGGAQQAEYFLAHGGGWRSDGTTLPGALDIEYNPYGEVCYGKSPADMTAWIADFTRTYLAKVKRSALIYTSTAWWKRCTGNTGRFGNTNPLWLARYAPAIGELPAGWAKQAIWQFARDGGLPGDQNYYNGPLGRVQALAKGPR, via the coding sequence ATGAGCCGAACCGTCGCCGGACTGCTCGCCGGCGCTGTCGTGACGGTGGTCCTCGCCACCCCGGCCGAAGCGGCGCCCGCGGACTACTCGCTGGCGGCCGCGAACTACGCGGGCACGCAGATCGCGGCGCACGAAGGCGTGCAGGGGAGCGTCCGCGCCGACCCGGCGGGGCAGACGCTCGGGCACGACGTCAGCGGTCACCAGGGCGTCGTCGACTGGCCCGCCGCGGCCGGCGCCGGCGCGAAGTTCACCTACGTCAAGGCGACCGAGGGCACGGGATTCGTCAACCCCCGGTTCGGTCCGCAGTACGACGGCGCGCACGCGGCGGGCATGATCCGCGGCGCCTACCACTTCGCCCGCCCGGACGTCTCGGGCGGCGCGCAGCAGGCGGAGTACTTCCTCGCCCACGGCGGCGGCTGGCGCTCCGACGGGACGACGCTGCCGGGCGCGCTGGACATCGAGTACAACCCGTACGGCGAAGTCTGTTACGGCAAGAGCCCGGCCGACATGACGGCCTGGATCGCGGATTTCACGCGCACGTACCTGGCGAAGGTCAAGCGCAGCGCGCTGATCTACACGAGCACGGCGTGGTGGAAGCGCTGCACGGGCAACACCGGCCGGTTCGGGAACACGAACCCGCTGTGGCTGGCCCGGTACGCCCCGGCGATCGGCGAGCTGCCGGCGGGCTGGGCGAAACAGGCCATCTGGCAGTTCGCGCGCGACGGCGGCCTGCCGGGGGACCAGAACTACTACAACGGCCCGCTCGGCCGCGTCCAGGCCTTGGCGAAGGGCCCCCGCTAA
- a CDS encoding radical SAM protein has product MTLGYEEAVGSLHAIDPAWPRPAVLDVLEAPENRHLLDFVQEDPFGAHVFPGNVPGSPPEFLRDLDAQLALSSGPIHLWSYIPTCAYRCRFCQYPVVLVKGKIEKAAHWVDLNIAEARLWLDAVPHLRGAEVGEFNVFGGTPSLLPEPEIRRLLEFYRSNFGFTADTTIRFEGDPSTFTPAKLELLRELGCTKLSSGVQSFDDHVLELCGREHTASMCVDFVRNATAAGFEWVSIDLMYGLLDQTLDSVRRDLDVVLENEVTAVVCTKLHLASYSDTRTGVTGEKPAAWQLPAYRDKLVRDGHRWPALGEQYQMRELLTEGLRAAGYTEHPTMYFARDGLGPEKWKSIMVDQDKQEPEVAIGLGGSSSCRASEAITDVNSRRYTETVLSGWIPLGSATRFTAEAQEARAVKMALTTLQPLRDSLHTARFPGRSLFKEPWLGKFRSLASRGLVRVRPDDGVVELTPPGETLVEAIITTEL; this is encoded by the coding sequence ATGACCCTGGGCTACGAAGAGGCAGTCGGCTCGCTGCACGCGATCGATCCCGCGTGGCCGCGGCCCGCCGTGCTCGACGTCCTCGAAGCGCCCGAGAACCGGCACCTCCTCGACTTCGTGCAGGAGGACCCGTTCGGGGCGCACGTGTTCCCGGGCAACGTCCCCGGCTCACCGCCGGAGTTCCTGCGCGACCTGGACGCGCAGCTGGCTCTGTCCTCGGGGCCGATCCACCTGTGGTCCTACATCCCGACCTGCGCCTACCGCTGCCGGTTCTGCCAGTACCCGGTGGTGCTGGTCAAGGGCAAGATCGAGAAGGCGGCGCACTGGGTCGATCTCAACATCGCCGAGGCGCGGCTGTGGCTCGACGCCGTGCCCCACCTGCGCGGCGCCGAGGTCGGGGAGTTCAACGTCTTCGGCGGCACGCCGTCGCTGCTGCCGGAGCCGGAGATCCGCCGCCTGCTGGAGTTCTACCGGTCGAACTTCGGGTTCACCGCCGACACGACGATCCGCTTCGAAGGCGACCCGAGCACGTTCACCCCGGCCAAGCTCGAACTATTGCGGGAACTGGGCTGCACCAAGCTGTCCAGCGGCGTCCAGTCGTTCGACGACCACGTGCTCGAGCTGTGCGGCCGCGAGCACACGGCGTCGATGTGCGTCGACTTCGTCCGCAACGCGACCGCGGCGGGGTTCGAGTGGGTCAGCATCGACCTGATGTACGGCCTGCTCGACCAGACCCTCGACAGCGTCCGGCGCGACCTCGACGTCGTGCTGGAGAACGAGGTGACCGCGGTGGTGTGCACGAAGCTGCACCTGGCCTCCTACAGCGACACCCGCACCGGCGTGACCGGTGAGAAGCCCGCGGCGTGGCAGTTGCCCGCGTACCGGGACAAGCTGGTGCGCGACGGCCACCGCTGGCCTGCGCTCGGTGAGCAGTACCAGATGCGGGAACTGCTCACCGAGGGCCTGCGCGCGGCGGGCTACACCGAGCACCCGACGATGTACTTCGCGCGCGACGGCCTCGGACCCGAGAAGTGGAAGTCCATCATGGTCGACCAGGACAAGCAGGAACCCGAGGTGGCGATCGGGCTGGGCGGCAGTTCGAGCTGCCGCGCGTCCGAGGCGATCACCGACGTGAACTCCCGCCGCTACACCGAAACCGTGCTGTCCGGCTGGATCCCGCTGGGGTCGGCGACGCGGTTCACGGCCGAGGCGCAGGAGGCCCGGGCCGTCAAGATGGCGCTGACGACGTTGCAGCCGCTGCGGGATTCCCTGCACACCGCGCGGTTCCCCGGGCGTTCGCTGTTCAAGGAACCGTGGCTGGGCAAGTTCCGTTCGCTGGCTTCGCGAGGCCTCGTGCGGGTGCGGCCGGACGACGGCGTGGTCGAGCTGACGCCGCCGGGGGAGACGCTGGTGGAGGCGATCATCACCACGGAACTCTGA